One Mailhella massiliensis DNA segment encodes these proteins:
- a CDS encoding DMT family transporter, with translation MQGKQVSRLKACLCLALLYLSWGGSFLGMKFALTGFPPVAQNGIRLCGAGLLMLALLPLTKHGRPTGFMEIVHYFVLAFFVMFMNNVCQAVGQQSVPSGMTALLYGAVPLFMVLGDWLVLRGPRPGRGQTFAIGGAMLGMAVLTFSGGAGVACPLSGMLVILLGVVCFVAGSLYAKRFLADAGMSLYGGMALTMLFGGLLSLPAAWLMGESFDVSGFTAASLGGMMFLTFFTSVLGYLCYYWLLAHTRVMVAVSFAYIDPVIAVILGALFGSEALSPGVLASCVLIVGSVMGGLYAGSSGKRRSVRER, from the coding sequence ATGCAGGGAAAACAGGTTTCCCGCCTCAAGGCCTGCCTTTGCCTCGCCTTGCTGTATCTTTCCTGGGGAGGAAGCTTTCTGGGCATGAAGTTCGCCCTTACCGGCTTTCCTCCCGTCGCGCAGAACGGCATACGCCTGTGCGGCGCAGGCCTTCTCATGCTCGCGCTGCTTCCCCTCACGAAGCACGGCCGCCCCACGGGTTTCATGGAAATTGTCCATTACTTCGTGCTGGCGTTTTTCGTCATGTTCATGAACAACGTATGTCAGGCCGTAGGGCAGCAGAGCGTGCCTTCCGGCATGACGGCGCTGCTCTACGGCGCCGTTCCTCTGTTCATGGTGCTGGGCGACTGGCTCGTGCTCAGGGGGCCGCGGCCGGGCAGAGGGCAGACCTTCGCCATAGGCGGGGCCATGCTGGGCATGGCTGTGCTTACCTTCTCGGGCGGGGCGGGCGTTGCCTGTCCGCTTTCCGGGATGCTCGTCATCCTGCTCGGCGTCGTGTGCTTTGTGGCGGGTTCCCTGTACGCAAAGCGTTTTCTGGCCGACGCGGGCATGTCGCTCTACGGAGGCATGGCGCTGACCATGCTGTTCGGGGGACTGCTTTCCCTGCCCGCCGCATGGCTCATGGGGGAGAGCTTCGATGTTTCCGGTTTCACGGCCGCTTCTCTGGGCGGCATGATGTTTCTCACGTTTTTCACCAGCGTGCTCGGTTACCTCTGCTATTACTGGCTGCTGGCGCATACGCGCGTCATGGTTGCGGTGTCTTTTGCCTATATCGATCCGGTCATCGCGGTGATTCTGGGCGCGCTGTTCGGGTCGGAGGCTCTTTCCCCGGGAGT
- a CDS encoding HpcH/HpaI aldolase family protein, translating into MSAFDEKLNAGQGVVGTFCHLGGAIVAECLGLSGLDYVIIDTEHGPFSEESAGEMIRALQLHGAEPFVRVRDSSRAAVLHALDLGARGIIIPDVRSVEEVRDLVRYAKYFPMGERGFAFSRSAKYGFSPELKNLGGYFETVNRRALLMPQCETAGALEHIEEIAALEGVDGIFVGPYDLSVALGAPAKFSTTEFRAALERILAACREHGKLAFIYANTMAEARDCFARGYQGAAVGTDTAFLVKAVRDMLQS; encoded by the coding sequence ATGAGCGCTTTCGATGAAAAACTGAACGCCGGGCAGGGAGTGGTCGGCACCTTCTGCCATCTGGGCGGGGCCATCGTGGCCGAGTGTCTCGGCCTTTCCGGGCTTGATTACGTCATCATCGATACGGAGCACGGTCCCTTTTCCGAGGAAAGCGCCGGAGAGATGATCCGCGCTCTGCAGCTGCACGGCGCGGAACCCTTCGTGCGCGTGCGCGACAGCTCCCGCGCGGCGGTGCTCCATGCCCTGGATCTGGGTGCGCGGGGCATCATCATTCCCGATGTGCGCTCGGTGGAGGAAGTGCGCGATCTCGTGCGCTACGCCAAGTACTTCCCCATGGGCGAACGCGGCTTCGCCTTTTCCCGCAGCGCGAAGTACGGTTTTTCGCCGGAGCTCAAGAACCTCGGCGGCTATTTTGAGACCGTGAACCGCCGCGCCCTGCTTATGCCTCAGTGCGAAACGGCGGGAGCGCTGGAACATATCGAAGAAATCGCGGCTCTGGAGGGCGTGGACGGCATTTTCGTGGGGCCGTACGATCTTTCCGTGGCGCTCGGCGCTCCGGCAAAGTTCTCCACCACCGAGTTCCGCGCAGCTCTTGAGAGAATACTTGCGGCCTGCCGCGAACACGGCAAGCTGGCCTTCATTTACGCCAACACCATGGCCGAAGCCAGGGACTGCTTCGCCCGCGGGTATCAGGGCGCGGCCGTAGGCACGGATACCGCGTTCCTGGTCAAGGCGGTGCGGGACATGCTGCAGTCCTGA
- a CDS encoding pyridoxal phosphate-dependent aminotransferase, with product MSLIPQAHRMEHAPLSKIREIIAYAGSLEAAGKRIIHLEIGEPDVDTPPHIVEACKKALDEGKVHYGPVTGIADLRAAVARRYNRLYGSAYEADEVMITVGVEQGVFLAMNAYLNPGDEILVPDPGYLCYFTLPNITGAKAVSYELRESGDFQIEAEAMEALVTPNTKAILLNSPSNPCGSVLNEKSLRVVADIARRHNLLVISDEVYADMVYGGKKYCSAASLPELKERLIVLHGFSKYFAMTGWRIGYMLCDRSLMDPMMRLNFYNLSCPCTFIQYAALTALLEDDAPSRAMVEEYEKRRNYMVDALNTLPGCSCLRPDGAFYIFVNITGTGMSGDEFCRVMIDEAGVSMTPGHVFGPMGRDFVRVSYANSMDNLKLAVSLMREVLEKRVKA from the coding sequence ATGTCTCTTATTCCCCAGGCACATAGAATGGAGCACGCTCCTCTTTCCAAGATCCGCGAGATCATCGCCTATGCGGGCAGCCTCGAAGCCGCGGGCAAACGCATCATTCATCTGGAAATAGGAGAGCCTGACGTCGACACTCCGCCCCACATCGTGGAAGCCTGCAAGAAGGCTCTGGACGAGGGCAAGGTGCATTACGGCCCGGTGACGGGCATTGCCGATCTGCGCGCGGCCGTGGCCCGCCGCTACAACCGGCTGTACGGCTCTGCCTACGAGGCCGACGAAGTCATGATCACGGTGGGTGTGGAGCAGGGCGTTTTCCTTGCCATGAACGCCTACCTCAACCCGGGCGACGAGATACTCGTGCCTGATCCCGGGTATCTCTGCTACTTCACGCTTCCCAACATCACGGGCGCGAAGGCCGTTTCCTACGAACTCAGGGAATCGGGCGATTTTCAGATCGAGGCCGAGGCCATGGAGGCCCTGGTTACGCCGAACACCAAGGCCATACTGCTCAATTCTCCCTCCAATCCCTGCGGTTCCGTGCTGAATGAGAAATCCCTCAGGGTCGTGGCCGACATCGCCCGCCGTCACAACCTGCTGGTGATTTCCGACGAGGTGTACGCCGACATGGTGTACGGCGGCAAGAAATACTGCAGCGCCGCCTCCCTGCCCGAGCTGAAGGAACGCCTCATCGTGCTGCACGGCTTCTCCAAGTATTTCGCCATGACCGGCTGGCGCATAGGCTACATGCTCTGCGACCGTTCCCTCATGGATCCCATGATGCGTCTGAACTTCTACAACCTTTCCTGCCCCTGCACGTTCATCCAGTATGCGGCGCTCACCGCGCTTCTGGAAGACGACGCGCCTTCCCGCGCCATGGTGGAAGAGTACGAGAAACGCAGAAACTACATGGTGGATGCGCTCAACACCCTGCCCGGCTGTTCCTGCCTGCGGCCCGACGGCGCGTTCTATATCTTCGTGAACATCACGGGAACGGGCATGAGCGGCGATGAATTCTGCCGCGTCATGATCGACGAGGCCGGCGTTTCCATGACTCCCGGTCATGTGTTCGGCCCCATGGGCAGGGATTTCGTGCGCGTGTCCTACGCCAATTCCATGGACAACCTCAAGCTCGCCGTCTCGCTCATGCGCGAGGTGCTGGAAAAGAGGGTGAAGGCATGA
- a CDS encoding FAD-dependent oxidoreductase, which yields MRLAVAARIGRRDVAEALLAPGGVDMVCMGRALIADPGLPRKLMEGRDETVRPCIYCCEGCCKQPLMSCALNPEVGREGFPKPVAASKKKVAVVGSGPAGMEFARTASSLGHAVTLYEQHGTLSGKLTPASLPPGKSLIADAAKWFEGSLAACGVTVKTGVRATADMLKAEGYDVVFVATGGSPIFPGFLKDAPREGKGRLIHAEAVLEGADAGHRVLVLGGGLVGCECAAFLAEKGCEVSIVELRDALAPDMEKHGRFFLLEELKKCGVKALTDHALAGVSADGVVSVKDGYGNVFELPAFDSVVLAVGYNPDKELCAQLAREGMTFLAAGDCTKTGKIFDAVHDAYDAALSL from the coding sequence ATGCGTCTGGCCGTGGCCGCCCGCATAGGACGGCGCGATGTGGCGGAGGCTCTGCTCGCCCCCGGCGGCGTGGACATGGTGTGCATGGGCCGCGCCCTCATTGCCGACCCCGGACTTCCCCGCAAGCTGATGGAAGGCAGGGATGAAACCGTGCGCCCCTGCATCTACTGCTGCGAAGGCTGCTGCAAGCAGCCCCTCATGAGCTGCGCGCTCAATCCCGAAGTGGGCAGGGAAGGCTTTCCGAAGCCCGTCGCCGCGTCGAAAAAGAAGGTCGCCGTGGTGGGAAGCGGGCCTGCCGGCATGGAATTTGCCCGCACGGCATCTTCCCTCGGCCATGCCGTCACCCTTTACGAACAGCACGGCACGCTTTCCGGCAAGCTGACTCCGGCCTCTCTGCCTCCGGGCAAGTCCCTGATCGCCGATGCCGCGAAGTGGTTTGAAGGGAGCCTTGCCGCCTGCGGCGTGACCGTGAAGACCGGCGTGCGCGCCACGGCGGACATGCTGAAGGCCGAAGGGTACGATGTGGTGTTCGTGGCCACGGGCGGCAGCCCCATTTTCCCCGGCTTCCTGAAGGATGCCCCCCGGGAGGGAAAGGGCCGTCTGATACATGCCGAGGCCGTGCTTGAGGGCGCCGATGCCGGGCATCGCGTGCTGGTTCTCGGCGGCGGTCTCGTAGGCTGCGAATGCGCCGCGTTTCTGGCGGAAAAGGGCTGCGAGGTGAGCATTGTCGAACTTCGGGACGCCCTTGCCCCCGATATGGAAAAGCACGGCCGCTTCTTCCTGCTGGAAGAACTGAAGAAATGCGGCGTGAAGGCCCTGACGGACCATGCCCTTGCCGGAGTGTCCGCCGACGGCGTCGTCAGCGTGAAGGACGGCTACGGCAATGTGTTCGAACTGCCCGCCTTCGATTCCGTGGTGCTCGCCGTGGGCTACAACCCCGACAAGGAGCTGTGCGCGCAGCTTGCCCGGGAGGGGATGACCTTCCTTGCCGCGGGCGACTGCACGAAGACGGGCAAGATCTTCGATGCCGTGCACGACGCGTACGACGCCGCGCTGAGCCTCTGA
- a CDS encoding NADH:flavin oxidoreductase, whose protein sequence is MLFSPVTINKTEFKNRIIFPSMLTRFAASGGEMSDQLMNYHVARARGGVGLNMLEATCVHPSGICFEAGLSLYDDRYIRGLARFASAIHAAGGKAGVQLNHGGLHTVPAVSGGPVPLVSFVPGMTPASDSRVLDEEEIHELVVAWGEAARRAVEAGFDIVEIHGAHGYLIGQFLSPLTNRREDAYGGDFERRMRFPLEVIRSVRKAVGPDFPVSFRCSVEEFLPGGVTLDLGCRIAKEICAAGVDLFNVSSGTCTNTWYIESPAALPAGFNGDRARAVRSVVGPDMRRAAWWGRTCVWPWPPA, encoded by the coding sequence ATGCTGTTTTCGCCTGTCACCATCAACAAGACGGAATTCAAAAACCGCATCATCTTTCCGTCCATGCTGACGCGTTTTGCCGCCAGCGGTGGAGAAATGAGCGATCAGCTCATGAACTACCATGTCGCCCGCGCCCGCGGCGGCGTGGGGCTGAACATGCTTGAAGCGACCTGCGTTCATCCTTCGGGCATCTGCTTCGAAGCCGGGCTCAGCCTGTACGACGACCGTTACATCCGGGGACTTGCGAGGTTCGCATCCGCCATACATGCGGCCGGAGGCAAGGCGGGCGTACAGCTCAACCACGGCGGCCTGCACACCGTTCCCGCCGTTTCGGGCGGGCCGGTGCCGCTTGTTTCCTTTGTTCCCGGCATGACGCCGGCATCCGATTCCCGCGTGCTCGACGAGGAAGAGATTCATGAGCTTGTGGTCGCCTGGGGCGAAGCCGCAAGAAGAGCCGTGGAGGCCGGGTTCGACATCGTGGAAATACACGGCGCGCACGGCTATCTCATCGGGCAGTTCCTTTCTCCGCTGACCAACCGGCGTGAAGACGCCTACGGCGGGGATTTCGAACGCCGTATGCGCTTCCCTCTGGAAGTCATCCGTTCCGTCCGCAAGGCCGTGGGACCGGATTTCCCCGTCTCCTTCCGCTGCAGCGTGGAGGAATTTCTTCCCGGCGGCGTCACTCTGGATCTCGGCTGCCGCATAGCGAAGGAAATATGCGCGGCGGGCGTGGATCTTTTCAACGTGAGCAGCGGTACCTGCACCAATACCTGGTACATCGAGTCTCCTGCCGCGCTCCCCGCGGGATTCAACGGGGACCGTGCCCGCGCCGTGCGCAGCGTGGTGGGGCCGGACATGCGTCGCGCAGCGTGGTGGGGCCGGACATGCGTCTGGCCGTGGCCGCCCGCATAG
- a CDS encoding amidohydrolase family protein, which yields MKIIDARLRPPLKDYLRCNLYRDPKKTQAWSDNFLMKLSPAAEQRDAGLLYKEMDEAGVTLGVMTGRQSPDMGHVSNDDLMAIVKEQPGRFVGVAGVDGSNPAAALAEIERTVVNGNLRGAGMEPGCGDIPMYVDDARLYPIYQYCMEHGIPMFLMGGGGNGPDLSFSNPEHIDRVCRDFPHLTIVNMHGSYPWIPQVLFSCMCHPNMYLAPDMYMYNMPGVQDYVVAANGFLKNRFLFGSGYPYIPLKQAVDLFLEMPFREDVLPNVLYRNMAGVLGLDMD from the coding sequence ATGAAAATCATCGACGCGCGCCTTCGTCCTCCGCTTAAGGACTATCTTCGCTGCAACCTTTACCGCGACCCGAAGAAAACCCAGGCCTGGAGCGACAACTTCCTCATGAAGCTTTCGCCCGCCGCCGAACAGCGCGATGCCGGGCTGCTGTATAAGGAAATGGACGAAGCGGGCGTGACGCTGGGCGTGATGACCGGCCGCCAGAGCCCCGACATGGGTCACGTTTCCAACGACGACCTCATGGCCATCGTGAAGGAACAGCCCGGCCGCTTCGTCGGCGTGGCCGGTGTGGACGGCAGCAATCCCGCCGCCGCCCTGGCGGAAATAGAGCGCACCGTGGTCAACGGCAATCTCCGCGGCGCGGGCATGGAACCCGGATGCGGCGACATCCCCATGTATGTGGACGATGCGCGCCTCTATCCCATCTATCAGTACTGCATGGAACACGGCATTCCCATGTTCCTCATGGGCGGGGGCGGCAACGGCCCGGACCTCTCCTTCAGCAACCCCGAGCATATCGACAGAGTGTGCCGCGATTTTCCGCACCTCACCATCGTGAACATGCACGGTTCCTATCCCTGGATTCCTCAGGTGCTGTTCAGCTGCATGTGCCATCCCAACATGTACCTTGCCCCCGACATGTACATGTACAACATGCCCGGCGTGCAGGATTACGTCGTGGCCGCCAACGGTTTTCTGAAGAACAGATTCCTGTTCGGCAGCGGCTATCCCTACATTCCGCTCAAGCAGGCGGTGGATCTCTTCCTGGAGATGCCGTTCCGTGAAGACGTGCTGCCCAACGTCCTGTACCGGAACATGGCCGGGGTCCTCGGGCTCGACATGGACTGA
- a CDS encoding FAD-dependent oxidoreductase, with translation MYGYSGLLFSFFPIIEGSSMNVSPLFQPVDIGPLTLKNRFVMAPMSVHMTEDGGVTDKEVAFIERRAAGGVAMIIVGSVCVRPDGNFGGQLFIENDDRIAGLRRLTEAMHRHGCLAAAQIHHSGRETNRRTSGYQPVAPSPFEPEAVAGFQAEYDVPHVMSTEEVREMVECYAQGVRRAKEAGFDMCELHCAHGYLISSFMSPLTNRRTDEYGGSFLGRMRFVTEIIRRSRELVGDKYPITCRIVGDELREGGIDMALAVEIARYLEKLGVAALSVSAGMFPFVRTVSNMYHRHGVNLYLAENIRDAVHIPVFAAGQLDRPEIQLSVLEKGKADVVCIGRTLIADPDYPNKLRENRVDDIIWCIACNKGCHDRSSGDRSVKCALNVMTGREQDEHFALKAAETPRRVMVIGGGPAGMQAAADAARRGHTVSLWDERDRLGGRLRLAAVPPHKDRYGEACDYLEREVRKLPVEVRLAHTVTVEDVKAWKPDAVVLATGSVPFVPPVEGVNQDFVVPVDEVLEGKACVGRRVAVIGGGSVGAETAHLLLEQQQREVYILEMRDGIGLDLPQDSRICLLHIFGDSLDMHCLAGSRVTSVGDHCVRFVRNGAEEVLENIDTVVMAVGARPNRSLAAALEELGVPVLIVGDADAPSDYVKAIRQGAEAGRTL, from the coding sequence ATGTACGGGTATTCCGGTCTTCTTTTTTCCTTTTTTCCTATTATTGAGGGTAGTTCCATGAATGTCTCGCCTTTGTTTCAGCCCGTTGACATAGGGCCGCTTACACTGAAGAACCGTTTCGTCATGGCCCCTATGTCCGTTCATATGACGGAAGACGGCGGCGTGACGGACAAGGAGGTCGCCTTCATCGAAAGGCGTGCGGCCGGCGGCGTGGCGATGATCATCGTCGGTTCCGTATGCGTTCGCCCCGACGGGAATTTCGGCGGTCAGCTCTTCATTGAAAACGACGACCGCATCGCGGGTCTTCGCCGTCTCACCGAGGCCATGCACAGGCACGGCTGCCTTGCGGCCGCGCAGATTCATCACTCCGGGCGCGAAACCAACAGGCGCACGTCCGGCTATCAGCCCGTAGCCCCCTCGCCGTTCGAGCCCGAGGCCGTGGCCGGGTTCCAGGCCGAATACGACGTGCCTCACGTCATGAGCACCGAAGAAGTGCGGGAAATGGTGGAATGCTACGCCCAGGGCGTACGCCGCGCGAAGGAAGCCGGTTTCGACATGTGCGAACTGCACTGCGCCCACGGGTATCTCATCAGCTCCTTCATGTCGCCCCTGACCAACAGGCGCACGGACGAATACGGCGGCTCCTTCCTCGGGCGTATGCGCTTCGTGACGGAAATCATCCGCCGCAGCCGCGAACTCGTGGGAGACAAGTACCCCATTACCTGCCGCATCGTGGGCGACGAGCTGCGCGAAGGCGGCATAGACATGGCCCTTGCCGTGGAAATCGCCCGCTATCTGGAAAAACTCGGCGTGGCGGCTCTGAGCGTTTCGGCGGGCATGTTCCCCTTCGTGCGCACGGTTTCCAACATGTATCACCGGCACGGCGTCAATCTTTACCTTGCGGAAAACATCCGCGACGCGGTACATATTCCCGTTTTCGCCGCAGGCCAGCTGGACCGTCCGGAAATCCAGCTTTCCGTGCTGGAAAAGGGCAAGGCCGATGTGGTGTGCATAGGCCGGACCCTCATCGCCGACCCCGATTATCCCAACAAGCTGCGCGAGAACCGGGTGGACGACATCATCTGGTGCATCGCCTGCAACAAGGGCTGCCACGACCGTTCCTCCGGCGACCGCAGCGTGAAGTGCGCGCTCAACGTCATGACCGGGCGCGAGCAGGACGAACATTTTGCCCTGAAGGCGGCGGAAACGCCGCGCCGCGTCATGGTCATCGGCGGCGGCCCTGCGGGTATGCAGGCGGCGGCCGACGCCGCACGCCGCGGTCATACGGTTTCCCTGTGGGATGAGCGCGACAGGCTCGGCGGGCGTCTTCGTCTGGCGGCCGTTCCCCCGCACAAGGACCGCTACGGGGAAGCCTGCGACTATCTGGAAAGGGAAGTACGCAAGCTTCCCGTGGAAGTACGTCTCGCCCATACGGTAACCGTGGAGGACGTGAAGGCCTGGAAGCCCGACGCCGTGGTGCTCGCCACGGGCAGCGTCCCCTTCGTGCCTCCTGTGGAGGGGGTGAATCAGGATTTCGTGGTGCCTGTGGATGAAGTGCTGGAAGGAAAGGCCTGCGTGGGGCGCAGAGTCGCCGTCATCGGCGGCGGTTCCGTGGGCGCGGAAACCGCGCATCTTCTTCTGGAACAGCAGCAGCGCGAAGTCTACATTCTGGAAATGCGCGACGGCATCGGACTCGATCTGCCGCAGGATTCCCGTATCTGCCTGCTGCATATTTTCGGCGATTCCCTGGATATGCACTGCCTTGCCGGCAGCCGGGTGACCTCCGTCGGCGATCACTGCGTCCGCTTCGTCCGCAACGGCGCGGAAGAGGTGCTGGAAAACATCGACACCGTGGTCATGGCCGTGGGCGCACGCCCGAACCGGAGCCTTGCCGCCGCGCTGGAAGAGCTCGGCGTGCCGGTGCTCATCGTGGGCGACGCCGACGCTCCCAGCGACTATGTGAAGGCCATACGCCAGGGGGCGGAAGCCGGTCGTACGCTCTGA
- a CDS encoding TAXI family TRAP transporter solute-binding subunit, which yields MNWILKKVLLTVTLIVAASLSAQASESLRIVSAANPSGTWYIGMGAIGKVYTTMNPGTDVTMLPGGGATNPPRVASRAADLGVAENSILTAFRNGTDPYRAPGKGLATIINLQDRINYQIVTPVDSPVKSLRDLKTMKNLTIGVGSTGGSTDKIFRQILKEYGITYDDIRSNGGMIVTNSFDDIANMVKDGQVDVFAWIGPGEAWFIVDISGSTPLKFLSVEPEIANRVAANMGIHVGTLPANFYKGAVGENITTFWDTNVIFVRDNMSEDTAYNLTKAIVEGKEDIARANPSWVSIDPAIAWKDNVFPLHPGAEKYYREKGFLK from the coding sequence ATGAACTGGATTCTTAAAAAAGTTCTGCTGACAGTAACGCTGATTGTTGCAGCATCGTTGTCTGCCCAGGCTTCGGAATCGCTCCGCATCGTTTCCGCCGCCAACCCCAGCGGTACCTGGTACATCGGGATGGGAGCCATAGGCAAGGTGTACACCACCATGAATCCCGGAACGGACGTGACCATGCTGCCCGGCGGCGGCGCGACCAATCCTCCGCGCGTGGCCTCCCGCGCCGCCGACCTCGGCGTTGCGGAAAACAGCATCCTGACGGCATTCAGGAACGGTACCGATCCCTATCGCGCCCCGGGTAAGGGACTTGCCACCATCATCAATCTTCAGGACCGCATCAACTACCAGATCGTGACGCCTGTTGATTCTCCCGTAAAGAGTCTCAGAGATCTTAAGACAATGAAGAACCTGACCATCGGCGTGGGGTCTACCGGCGGTTCTACCGATAAGATTTTCCGTCAGATTCTGAAGGAATATGGCATCACCTATGACGACATCCGATCCAACGGCGGTATGATTGTGACCAACAGCTTCGACGACATCGCCAACATGGTCAAGGACGGGCAGGTGGACGTGTTTGCGTGGATCGGACCCGGTGAAGCCTGGTTCATTGTGGATATTTCCGGTAGCACACCTCTTAAGTTCCTGTCAGTCGAACCTGAAATAGCCAATAGGGTTGCGGCCAATATGGGTATTCATGTCGGTACACTTCCGGCCAACTTTTATAAAGGGGCGGTCGGTGAGAACATAACCACTTTTTGGGACACCAATGTTATCTTCGTCCGTGACAATATGAGTGAAGACACGGCTTACAATCTGACCAAGGCCATCGTAGAAGGCAAGGAAGACATTGCCCGCGCCAACCCCTCCTGGGTGTCCATCGATCCCGCCATCGCTTGGAAGGACAACGTCTTCCCCCTGCATCCCGGTGCTGAAAAGTACTATCGCGAAAAGGGCTTTTTGAAGTAG
- a CDS encoding TRAP transporter permease gives MISRETLKPVATVLAIGLAIFQIYFTAGFGVMDSQMLRVIHLGTVLTLVFMYFPPKKVAEGQKENPLWLLLDLVLICGAFWSAYFLVSDIDYYLERIRYIDPVTDVEAVASTVAVVLVLEATRRVAGVPLVVVSGCFLAYGMWGQYLPGILRHDGVSYKMLCEQLYLVTEGLYGIPLAVSSTMIFAFVMFGCFLQNAGLGQVFLDLACVATRRSKGGPAKVSIFASALFGSISGSAVANVYSTGTFTIPLMKRVGYSPSFAGAVEAVASTGGQLMPPVMGATAFVMADVTGAGYNAVAVAALLPSLLYYFSLYMMIHFEAIRYNLGVMPEDEVPDVKSVYKRLYHILPIFVLIFLLISGRSVISSAYLATLSVLILACFSKSTQFTLRKLLETLEASSKSALMISTCSACAGIIVAMVSITGIGYKFISLITDLGSINILFLLVLLMVTCFVLGMGVPATPAYIIVATLGAPALMKLGIPTLAAHLFVLYYAILSEITPPVCLSAYAGASIAKANAMVTGLRAFRLGIVAYIIPFMFVFEPALLLNGSIPEVVQAVITAVIGVISLAGGMQGYLLTLCKPLERFLLISGGILLLYPGIKTDLCGLIFILVVYVLQYFRRKADNAAAYPPLS, from the coding sequence ATGATCTCACGAGAAACATTGAAACCCGTCGCCACGGTTCTGGCCATAGGGCTGGCCATTTTTCAGATTTATTTTACCGCCGGTTTCGGAGTGATGGATTCCCAGATGCTTCGTGTCATTCACCTTGGCACGGTGCTGACGCTGGTATTCATGTACTTCCCTCCGAAGAAGGTGGCGGAGGGGCAGAAGGAGAACCCCCTGTGGCTGCTGCTGGACCTTGTGCTCATCTGCGGGGCGTTCTGGTCGGCGTATTTTCTGGTTTCCGACATCGACTACTACCTTGAGCGCATCCGCTACATCGATCCCGTGACCGATGTGGAGGCCGTGGCCTCCACGGTGGCCGTGGTTCTGGTGCTGGAAGCCACCCGCCGCGTGGCGGGCGTGCCCCTTGTGGTGGTGTCCGGCTGCTTTCTGGCCTACGGCATGTGGGGCCAGTACCTGCCCGGCATACTGCGGCACGACGGCGTTTCCTACAAGATGCTCTGCGAGCAGCTCTACCTGGTGACGGAAGGCCTGTACGGCATTCCGCTTGCCGTGTCCTCCACCATGATCTTCGCCTTCGTCATGTTCGGCTGCTTTCTTCAGAACGCCGGACTGGGGCAGGTATTCCTCGATCTCGCCTGTGTGGCCACCCGCCGTTCCAAGGGCGGCCCGGCCAAGGTGTCCATCTTCGCTTCCGCGCTTTTCGGTTCCATTTCCGGTTCCGCCGTGGCCAACGTGTACAGCACCGGCACCTTCACCATTCCGCTCATGAAGCGTGTGGGCTACAGCCCCTCCTTTGCAGGCGCGGTGGAAGCTGTAGCCTCCACGGGCGGCCAGCTCATGCCTCCGGTCATGGGCGCAACGGCCTTCGTCATGGCCGACGTGACGGGCGCCGGTTACAACGCCGTGGCTGTGGCTGCGCTGCTGCCTTCCCTTCTGTACTATTTCTCTTTGTACATGATGATTCATTTCGAGGCCATCAGATATAATCTCGGTGTCATGCCAGAAGATGAAGTACCCGATGTGAAGAGCGTGTACAAGCGCTTGTATCACATTCTGCCCATCTTTGTTCTCATTTTCCTGCTTATTTCTGGGCGCAGTGTTATTTCCTCGGCCTATCTCGCCACCCTGTCGGTGCTGATCCTCGCATGCTTCAGCAAGTCCACCCAGTTTACGTTGCGCAAGCTCCTCGAAACGCTTGAAGCCTCTTCCAAGAGTGCGCTTATGATTTCCACATGCAGCGCCTGTGCCGGTATCATCGTCGCCATGGTCTCCATCACGGGCATCGGCTACAAATTCATCAGCCTTATCACTGACCTCGGCAGCATTAACATCCTGTTTCTGCTTGTACTGCTTATGGTTACCTGCTTTGTGCTCGGCATGGGGGTTCCTGCCACCCCGGCCTACATCATCGTGGCCACTCTCGGCGCTCCCGCCCTCATGAAGCTCGGCATCCCTACCCTGGCCGCCCACCTCTTCGTGCTCTACTACGCCATTCTTTCCGAGATCACACCTCCTGTGTGTCTATCGGCCTATGCAGGAGCTTCCATAGCAAAAGCAAACGCTATGGTCACAGGTCTCCGAGCCTTTCGGCTCGGGATTGTGGCGTACATCATTCCGTTCATGTTCGTGTTTGAACCGGCTCTGCTTCTTAACGGTTCCATTCCTGAAGTCGTCCAAGCTGTCATCACGGCCGTCATAGGTGTCATTTCTCTGGCAGGCGGCATGCAGGGCTATCTCTTGACGCTCTGTAAGCCTCTGGAACGTTTTCTTCTTATATCAGGCGGTATCTTGCTTTTGTATCCTGGGATTAAGACCGACCTGTGTGGTCTGATTTTCATCCTCGTAGTTTATGTTTTGCAGTATTTCCGTCGCAAGGCCGATAATGCTGCAGCGTATCCCCCCTTATCTTAA